The window CTTTTCGGCGAAGGCTCGGATGCCTCGGGCAGCATGTTCCAGATTTCCAACCAGACCACACTGGGCGAGGCGGAGGAGGACATCATCAAGCGCCTGCAGAGCGTCCTGCAGTCCATCATCGAGCACGAGCTCAACGGCCGGCAGAAACTGCTGGAGGCCGATGCCAGCAAGCTTCATGACAAGATCGGGCGTGCCTACGGCATTCTCCAGAATTCACATGTCGTGAATTCGGCCGAGGCGATGAACCTGCTTTCACTGCTGAGGCTGGGCGTTGACCTCCAGATTTTTCCCGAGGAGACCCGGGCCGTGATCGACCGCCTCTTCATCGAGGCGCAGCCGGGTCACATCCAGCATGCCATGAAGCACGGACTCGAGGCGGGCGAACGCGACTGTTCCCGCGCCGCCAAACTCCGCGAAGAATTCGCCAGGTTTCCCGCGCCGAGTTTTGGCGCGGCTGGAAGGAACTGATGCAAACCCTGAATCCCTTTACACGCCATGTCTGAACCGATGAACAACTTCACGCCTCGAGCCCAGCAGGTGCTGGCGCTGGCTCGCAAGGAGGCCGATCGCTTCCATCACAACTATGTTGGAACCGAGCATATTCTGCTTGGACTCATCAAGCTTGGCCAGGGAGTCGCGGTATCGGTCCTCCAAAAGATGGGACTCGACCTGGAGACGGTGCGCAATGCGGTCGAAAAGCAGGTCGGAACCGGCACCGAGACCAAGACCCAGGGCAGCATTCCCTATACTCCCCGGGTGAAGAAAGTGCTGGCGCTTGCCGGCAAGGAGGCCAAGGCGCTGAACCACTCGTATGTCGGCACCGAACATATTCTGCTCGGTCTGCTGCGTGAAGGGGAGGGTGTCGCGGCCCGGGTGCTGAAGTCGCTTGATGTCGACATCGAGCGCACGCGCAACGAAATCCTTCGCGAACTCGACCCCCAGTTTTCCGGTTCATCCGACACACCTCCCGCCGGTGAGGAGGCTGCGGCGCCGTCTCCCCGCGGGGGAGGGGGCGAGGACGGCAAGAAGGACGTCAAGACCCCCGCCCTGAAGGCGTTTGGGCGCGATCTGACGGAACTCGCCCGGAAGGGCGAGCTCGATCCCGTGGTCGGACGCAAGAACGAGATCCGGCGGGTCGTCCAGATTCTCTGCCGTCGCACGAAGAACAACCCCGTGCTCATCGGTGAGGCGGGTGTGGGCAAGACGGCCATTGTCGAGGGACTGGCCCAGGAAATTGCCAATGGAATCGTTCCCGAGATACTCTTCGACAAGAAGGTCATCACGCTGGATCTGGCGCTCATGGTTGCCGGAACAAAGTACCGCGGCCAGTTCGAGGAGCGCATCAAGGCGGTGATGGATGAGATCCGGCGTGCGAAAAACGTCATCCTGTTCATTGACGAGATGCACACGATTGTGGGCGCCGGCGCCGCCGAAGGCGCCATGGATGCCTCCAACATCTTCAAGCCCGCGCTCTCACGCGGAGAGCTTCAGTGCATCGGGGCGACCACCCTGAACGAGTACCGGAAGTACATCGAGAAGGACTCCGCCCTGGATCGTCGTTTCCAGTCGGTCAAGGTTGAGCCGCCGTCCGTCGAGGACACCATCACGATCCTCAAGGGCATCCGCGGCAAGTACGAGGATCACCACAAGGCGATCTTCAGCGACAAGTCGCTGGAAACTGCGACCAAGCTTTCCGATCGTTACATCACGGGTCGGTTTCTTCCCGACAAGGCGATCGACGTCATGGACGAGGCGGGTGCCCGCGCCCGCATTGGCGCCCTCAGCCGGCCGCCGGACGTCGAGGACCTCACAAAGCAGATCGAAGTGGTCTGCGCCAGCAAGGAACAGGCCATCGCCGCGCAGCATTTTGAGGAGGCCGCGAAGTTTCGCGACCAGGAAAAACAGCTGCGGCTCAAGCAGGAGCAGATAACTGAACAATGGAAGAAGGCCCGTGAGGAGAAACGGGTCGAGATCGACGAGGATCTGATGATGCAGGTCGTCGCCGACTGGACCGGAATCCCCCTCTCGCGGATGGAGAAAAAGGAGAGCGAACGCCTGCTTGGCCTCGAGGACGAAATCCGCAAGGTGGTGGTCGGGCAGGAGGCTGCCGCGGTGGCGATCGCCAGGGCGCTCAGGCGCTCGCGCGCGGACTTGAAGGATCCGCGGCGCCCGATCGGATCCTTCATGTTCGTTGGACCGACCGGAGTGGGCAAGACCGAGACCGCCAAGCAGCTCGCGGCGCAGATGTTTGGAAACCAGGACGCGCTCATCCAGATCGACATGAGCGAGTACATGGAGAAGTTTGCCGTTTCCCGGCTGATCGGCTCCCCTCCCGGCTACGTCGGTTACGAGGAAGGCGGCCAGCTGACGGAATCCGTCCGCCGTCGTCCGTATTCGGTCATTCTTTTCGACGAGGTTGAAAAGGCGCATCCGGACGTTCTCCAACTGCTGCTTCAGATTCTCGAGGACGGCCGTCTGACGGATTCCCTCGGCCGCACCGTGGATTTCCGGAACACGATCATCATCATGACGTCGAATGTCGGTGCGGCGCTGCTCCAGCGCCAGACGACGATGGGTTTCGGCGCCGCTTCCGGAAGCTTCTCCGATCACGAGCGCATGAGGGAAAAGGTGCTCGAGGAGGCCAAGCGCATCTTCAAGCCGGAATTCCTGAACCGCATCTCGGACATCATCTTTTTCCGTCCGCTCGACAGGAACGATCTGACCAAGATCGTCGACATCGAGCTGGTGAAGTTCGCCAGACGCCTCGTCGAGCGCAAGATCGTGCTTGAGTTCACCGAGGAGGCCAAGGCGCTGCTCACGGAGAAGGGCTACGACGAAAAATACGGTGCGCGCCCGCTGCGACGCGCGGTTGAGCACTACCTGGAGGATCCGCTGGCCGAGTCGCTTCTGCGGGGGGATGTGAAGGATGGCGAAACCGTCCTCGTCATTCGCAACGGCGACAAGCTGGAGTTCAAACAAAAGGAGCCGAGCCCGTCCGCCGCGGACACCGGCGTGGCCACCTAGGGCCACGGATCCCCACTCGAAGGCCGCCTGAATGGCGGCCTTTTTTGCAGCCGGCACCGTGATGCTTTCGCGTTTCAAATCCCCAATCCGGATTGCGGTTCTTGCGCTGGCGGCGGGAGCATGCCGCGTGCCGGCCTGGCAGATTCCGGAAACCTGGCTCGCCAGGGATCCGGGACCGCGCGAGGTTGCGGCGATCGTCCAGACCGGCGCGACGGAATCGTGGAGCGCCGCATCCGACTTGATCGAATCGCAGGTGCTGGCGCTCTACCAGCGCGAGCCCGGGCGTGCTGATCGCCTGAATGGCTGGCTTCTGGCCGGCCGCTGGGCGGGTCTGATGGGGGAGAGCGAGGAGACTTTCCTTCGGCGCTGGGTCGATGCAATCAACCGTGCCGGCGTCGGGCACGCCGGCATGCAGGCATCCCGGGTTCCGCAGGATCGGGTGATCGGCGCCGCGCTTCAGACGGATTTTGTTTCCTGGGTGCTCGCGAATAGAAGGTTCATGGAGGTGTTCTTCGATCAGCTTTCGCCGTGTGACAACCTGCCGCGCGTGTTTGAAATACTTGATCTGCTCTTTCACGCCGGTCAGGACACGTTTGCGGCATACTCGCAACTGGCGCTGGCGATCGCGCTTGTCTACGACGTGCCGCCTCCGCCCGGCTGGCCTCACGCGCAGGTGCCTTCCGGCGCTTTGAAAAGGAGGCTTCCACCCCCGCTTGAGGCATTTCAGTTTTTTGTCCGATCGGATCGACAGGGGAGATGCCTGCAGCGCATTTCGTCACTCGGCGTCGGAGAGCTCCGGTTTCTGGTGGACCTGGCGGCGCCGTTCGAGGAACTGGCCTGGGCTCAGGCGAACGTGCGCACGCCGATCAACCGGCTTGAAGAGACGTATTCAGAAATCAACTACCGCCGGGACCGGGCCGAGTCGGGAGCCTACGTATGGGGGGAGGAGAAGTACACGCTTCCAGGCATCCGGATCGCCGGCGGCATCTGTGTGGACCAGGCCTATTTCGCCACGCAGTGCGCAAAGGCGCGCGGAGTGCCCTGCATGATCTTTCGCGGCGCGGGACTGGACGGCCGCCACGCGTGGTTTGGGTACCTCGACGCCGGGGGGCGCTGGGAGCTCGACGCGGGACGCCTGGCGGAACAGAAGCTCGTGACCGGCATGGCGCACAACCCGCAAACCTGGGCCGACCTTTCCGATCACGAGCTGCGGTTCCTTTCGGAAGCCTTTCGAAAGACACCGCGCTTTCGGCAGGCGCGCATTGAGGACGGCTATGCGCAGGTTCTTCTGGAACGCGGCAATGCCAGGGCGGCGGCGGTGGCTGCACGACGATCGGTGAATTTCGAGCCGCGGTTTCTTGCAGGGTGGGAAACCTACCTCGCGGCGGGCGAGGCGGCTTTCCTCGCGCCCGCAACAATCGAAGCCGCGCTTCGCGAGGCTTCGCTGGCCTTTCGGCAGTACCCGGATTTGAACCAGCATTTTTCATCGCTGCTGGCCCGCCGGTTGAGGGCTCGGGGTGAATCGAGCGCCGCCGACTATCAGGATCGACTGAATGCACGCAAGTTTCAGGCTCAGCGGGCTGACCTTGTTTATGGACAGGCGACGGAAGAGTTGTCGAGGGCCGCCGGCTCGGAACCCCTTTCGCAGCAGATGCGCCTCTTCCACGACATTGTGAATCAACATGCCCGGGGTGCAGGCGTCGCGTTTCTTGACCAGGTGGTTCGGCCCTTCTCCACCCGGCTTGCCGAAGGCGGGCATGCTCGGGAGGCCAGGCAGGCCGTGGAGTACGCCGGCAGGGCGCTTGCGGCGGCACCAGGAAGCCAGTTGGCGAAGGAGATCAATGAACTCGGGCGCAGCTTGAGGGATTTCGGCGCGGACGGTCGGTGACACATGCCCGCCGCAGCACATTGGGAAAACGGACCTTCGGACGAGAAGCACCCCGGTTTCTGAAAGGACCGCGAACTCGGAACGCGGTCCGTGTCACGCGTGCCTGCGACGGCTCCGCAGAAGGAAGGTGGCGCCAACAAGCATCACAAAAATCGAATAGAATGTGCCGCGACTGAGCCCGAGGACAAGGGTCGCGTCCGGCTCGCGGAACATCTCGCAGACGATTCTGGCGACACCGTAGGCGAGCAGGTATTCACCGCAGAGGCGACCAGGGGCTCTTGCAACGACGTCGGTTTTCCAGAATCGCCACTGTGCGAACACCAGCAGGACCAGTCCTTCAAGAAAGGCCTCGTACAACTGCGAAGGGTGGCGCGGGAGAATCCGTTCAACGTCGGTGGCCGTGGGATCGCTGGCAGGGAAAATGACAGCCCAGGGCACGGAGGTGACGCGACCCCAGAGCTCACCGTTGATGAAATTGGCGATACGTCCGAAAAGCAGGCCCAGGCTTGCAACTGAACTGACGACGTCAGCCAGGTGGCTGAACTGAATTTGCTGTCGCCAGGCAGTCCAGGCGATTGCGGCGGCGACACCGATCAACCCCCCATGGAAGGCCATGCCGCCCTGCCAGACCTTGAAAAGGACGAGTGGATTGGCTGCCAGTTCTCCGAAGTGGTAGAGGAGAAAGTAGCCGAGGCGTCCGCCGATCACAACTCCGAAGACCATGCCCATCATCAGGTCGCTGACCTGCGCCTCGGTCATGCGGGTGCGTCCTCTTTTTGCGTAGCGGATCATCATCCAGGCTGCGCCGACAAATCCGAGAACATAGGCGAGGCCGTAGTACCGGATGCCAAAATTATCGGAGAACTTTATGAGAAAGGG of the Opitutaceae bacterium genome contains:
- a CDS encoding ATP-dependent Clp protease ATP-binding subunit; the encoded protein is MNNFTPRAQQVLALARKEADRFHHNYVGTEHILLGLIKLGQGVAVSVLQKMGLDLETVRNAVEKQVGTGTETKTQGSIPYTPRVKKVLALAGKEAKALNHSYVGTEHILLGLLREGEGVAARVLKSLDVDIERTRNEILRELDPQFSGSSDTPPAGEEAAAPSPRGGGGEDGKKDVKTPALKAFGRDLTELARKGELDPVVGRKNEIRRVVQILCRRTKNNPVLIGEAGVGKTAIVEGLAQEIANGIVPEILFDKKVITLDLALMVAGTKYRGQFEERIKAVMDEIRRAKNVILFIDEMHTIVGAGAAEGAMDASNIFKPALSRGELQCIGATTLNEYRKYIEKDSALDRRFQSVKVEPPSVEDTITILKGIRGKYEDHHKAIFSDKSLETATKLSDRYITGRFLPDKAIDVMDEAGARARIGALSRPPDVEDLTKQIEVVCASKEQAIAAQHFEEAAKFRDQEKQLRLKQEQITEQWKKAREEKRVEIDEDLMMQVVADWTGIPLSRMEKKESERLLGLEDEIRKVVVGQEAAAVAIARALRRSRADLKDPRRPIGSFMFVGPTGVGKTETAKQLAAQMFGNQDALIQIDMSEYMEKFAVSRLIGSPPGYVGYEEGGQLTESVRRRPYSVILFDEVEKAHPDVLQLLLQILEDGRLTDSLGRTVDFRNTIIIMTSNVGAALLQRQTTMGFGAASGSFSDHERMREKVLEEAKRIFKPEFLNRISDIIFFRPLDRNDLTKIVDIELVKFARRLVERKIVLEFTEEAKALLTEKGYDEKYGARPLRRAVEHYLEDPLAESLLRGDVKDGETVLVIRNGDKLEFKQKEPSPSAADTGVAT
- a CDS encoding prolipoprotein diacylglyceryl transferase, encoding MIPMATWVHTWDPFLIKFSDNFGIRYYGLAYVLGFVGAAWMMIRYAKRGRTRMTEAQVSDLMMGMVFGVVIGGRLGYFLLYHFGELAANPLVLFKVWQGGMAFHGGLIGVAAAIAWTAWRQQIQFSHLADVVSSVASLGLLFGRIANFINGELWGRVTSVPWAVIFPASDPTATDVERILPRHPSQLYEAFLEGLVLLVFAQWRFWKTDVVARAPGRLCGEYLLAYGVARIVCEMFREPDATLVLGLSRGTFYSIFVMLVGATFLLRSRRRHA